The proteins below are encoded in one region of Stieleria sp. JC731:
- a CDS encoding proton-conducting transporter membrane subunit: protein MLDQWFFILGLLVVISPAVLLAVLGTASLLGRNLSEQSSARLTQTSVISGLTASLAILALMLFSGERHVPIEVGHWVLIPEESFHFHFKFVFDRLSVPFAILSFVLCGTIGAFTNNYLHRERGYNRFFVLFALFLVGMIVSSLAGTIETLFLGWELVGLSSALLVAYFHDRKNPVRNGQQVWVIYRVADAAFLIAALTLHHLTGAGDFDKLMGTGAWPEGHATISHSHALFVGMLLLVAAAGKSALVPFSGWLPRAMEGPTPSSAIFYGALSVHLGAYLLLRVSPLLELSVVLSTAVILIGLSSAIFGAFAARVQTDIKSALAFASLTQVGIIVAEIGFGLRYIALIHIIGHACLRTLQLLRAPTLLHDYNDIENAIGEHLSHDPSAWSRWVPIRVREWVHCLALYRGFMDDVLKATIARPIVRIFRWCDRMERRWTGFLSGDKNANGRQETPRGESLEEFV, encoded by the coding sequence ATGTTAGATCAATGGTTTTTCATTTTGGGTCTACTGGTCGTCATCAGCCCAGCAGTGCTGTTGGCAGTTCTCGGCACCGCATCTTTGCTGGGACGGAACCTTAGCGAACAGTCGTCCGCGCGTTTAACGCAAACGTCAGTGATCTCTGGTTTAACGGCTTCACTAGCGATCTTGGCTTTGATGTTGTTCTCCGGTGAACGGCACGTGCCAATCGAAGTCGGGCACTGGGTGCTGATCCCAGAAGAGAGTTTTCACTTTCATTTCAAGTTCGTTTTTGATCGCCTTTCCGTACCCTTTGCGATTTTGTCGTTTGTACTTTGCGGAACCATTGGTGCGTTTACGAACAACTATCTGCACCGAGAACGTGGCTACAACCGGTTCTTTGTGCTGTTCGCATTGTTCCTGGTCGGGATGATTGTCTCTTCACTGGCCGGAACGATCGAGACGTTGTTTCTAGGCTGGGAGCTTGTCGGACTGTCCTCGGCGTTGTTGGTTGCCTATTTCCATGACCGCAAGAATCCAGTCCGCAACGGACAGCAAGTCTGGGTGATCTACAGGGTTGCCGACGCGGCATTCTTGATTGCCGCGTTGACATTGCATCACCTTACCGGCGCGGGTGATTTTGACAAACTTATGGGAACCGGTGCTTGGCCCGAAGGGCATGCGACCATTAGCCACTCCCACGCATTGTTCGTTGGCATGTTGCTGCTGGTTGCCGCAGCCGGAAAGTCCGCCTTGGTACCGTTCTCAGGTTGGCTACCACGAGCGATGGAAGGTCCAACGCCATCGAGTGCAATTTTCTATGGCGCGTTGTCAGTCCACCTGGGAGCCTACTTGTTACTTCGAGTCAGCCCTTTGCTAGAGTTATCCGTGGTGCTGAGCACCGCTGTGATTCTGATAGGACTCAGTTCGGCAATCTTCGGCGCGTTTGCGGCGAGAGTGCAGACCGATATCAAAAGCGCTCTCGCGTTCGCTTCGTTAACGCAAGTTGGCATCATTGTCGCCGAAATCGGTTTCGGACTGCGATACATCGCACTGATTCACATCATCGGACATGCCTGTTTGAGAACTCTGCAATTGCTCAGAGCACCAACGCTGTTGCATGACTACAACGATATCGAGAACGCGATTGGCGAACATCTCAGTCACGACCCCAGTGCATGGTCCCGTTGGGTTCCGATCCGAGTTCGTGAATGGGTCCACTGTTTGGCTCTCTATCGAGGCTTTATGGACGATGTTTTAAAGGCGACGATTGCACGCCCAATTGTCAGGATTTTCCGCTGGTGTGACCGCATGGAACGCCGCTGGACTGGATTTTTGTCCGGCGACAAAAACGCGAACGGACGTCAGGAAACGCCCCGAGGAGAATCATTGGAGGAGTTTGTCTAA
- a CDS encoding proton-conducting transporter membrane subunit encodes MTELHLPWLELSVLMPIIGAIVIARLRSANHSRLLCLAICSITLLLTLGEWIDFIGLRSFEAHDHWDVLQLMFHKQIFVIDELNAPLLPLGALLCLLTVLSTLRTKQTRFSFHWMLVSEAILLATLSCRNAWGIVLLLVAAVFPVWFELRQRKKSTQVFTFHMALFIAALFIGQSLVDLGFVFIGGAFLTFAGLLRTGIVPLHCWMTDLFEKSSFGTALLFVAPMTGAYGIMRLVLPIAPEWALQSIAIVSLITAVYAGGMALVQTEARRFFCYLFLSHSSLVLVGLELATPIGLTGALCVWLSVGLALGGFGLTLRCVEARTGQIDLRRYHGLYENMPTLAAFFLLTGLASIGFPGTIGFIGTELLIEGAVDVYPLVGMAVVVAAALNGIAILQAYFRVFTGTRHYETFSLRSRLSEKIAVMILTVLIIGGGLYPQAGVASRYHAASELLRHRTDSLESNQNSRTALLNNSEHEH; translated from the coding sequence ATGACAGAGTTACACCTTCCCTGGTTGGAACTTTCGGTTCTGATGCCGATCATCGGCGCCATCGTCATTGCACGCTTGCGCAGTGCGAATCATTCACGTTTGCTTTGTCTAGCAATCTGTTCAATCACATTGCTGCTGACGCTTGGCGAATGGATTGACTTCATCGGTTTGCGAAGTTTCGAAGCCCATGATCACTGGGACGTGCTGCAGTTGATGTTTCACAAACAGATCTTTGTGATCGATGAGTTAAACGCACCACTGCTACCGCTTGGCGCATTGCTGTGTTTGCTAACTGTTCTTTCGACGCTGCGAACAAAGCAAACGCGATTCTCGTTCCACTGGATGCTCGTTTCCGAAGCGATCTTGTTGGCGACTTTGTCATGCCGAAACGCATGGGGAATTGTCTTGCTGTTGGTCGCGGCAGTTTTTCCGGTTTGGTTTGAACTGCGACAGAGAAAGAAATCAACGCAAGTATTCACGTTTCATATGGCGTTGTTTATCGCTGCGTTATTTATCGGACAATCGTTGGTCGATTTGGGTTTTGTCTTTATCGGAGGCGCCTTTTTAACCTTTGCCGGGCTACTTCGAACTGGGATCGTGCCGCTGCATTGCTGGATGACGGACTTGTTTGAAAAATCGTCGTTCGGAACAGCATTGCTATTCGTCGCACCGATGACGGGAGCCTATGGGATCATGCGGTTGGTTCTGCCGATCGCTCCCGAGTGGGCGCTTCAAAGCATCGCGATTGTGTCCTTGATCACGGCGGTCTATGCCGGCGGAATGGCGCTGGTGCAAACGGAAGCTCGACGTTTCTTTTGCTACCTGTTCCTCAGCCATTCGTCGCTCGTTTTGGTTGGGCTGGAATTGGCGACACCCATCGGTTTGACCGGTGCGCTCTGTGTATGGCTATCGGTCGGATTGGCGCTTGGCGGATTCGGACTGACACTGCGTTGTGTCGAAGCACGAACGGGACAGATTGATCTCAGGCGATACCACGGACTCTATGAAAACATGCCGACTTTGGCGGCATTCTTTTTGTTGACCGGGTTGGCATCGATTGGATTTCCCGGCACGATCGGCTTCATCGGTACCGAACTGCTAATTGAGGGCGCCGTTGACGTGTACCCGCTTGTCGGAATGGCTGTCGTTGTTGCAGCGGCACTAAACGGAATCGCGATTCTTCAAGCGTATTTCAGAGTCTTCACGGGAACCCGGCACTATGAGACATTCTCATTGCGATCGCGGCTTTCCGAAAAAATTGCGGTGATGATCCTGACGGTGCTCATCATCGGCGGAGGCCTTTATCCGCAAGCGGGTGTGGCTTCACGTTATCACGCGGCAAGCGAACTGCTTCGCCATCGAACCGATTCGCTTGAATCAAACCAGAATAGTCGCACGGCTCTACTTAACAATTCAGAACATGAACACTGA
- a CDS encoding SulP family inorganic anion transporter — protein MNTDQSTHHETAEIPRGTASGFIKYLKHDLLSGLLVFLIALPLCLAIAVSSGYPPIAGIFTAIVGSILTTFLSNSELTIKGPAAGLIVIAIGCINEFGGVGSHEAYRAALAVGVAAAVLQICFGIFRAGILGEFFPISTVHGMLAAIGVIIIIKQIPFALGVINPETGRAPSAEPFEMVREIPHYVLSANPAIAVIGLVSVLIMFIWPNLAKKLGPLKRVPAPMVVLLFAIPMGMGFDLLHKHSYTLQNHEYQLSDQYLVNMPDRIFGMFDEVTYPDFSALRQGRAWWWVMMFFIIGSLESLLSAKAVDLLDPWRRKTNMDRDIIAVGVGNLAASLVGGLPMISEIVRSRANIDNGARTRFADMWHGVFLLLCVALIPTVLHRIPLAALAAMLIYTGYRLAHPVEFLNVYRVGKEQLAIFVTTLVVVLATDLLIGVAAGIILKIIIHVINGVPIKSLFKPFIEIQDVDKQTSMIVARESAVFSNWIPFRRQIEQIGLVQHRNVIIDVSEAKLVDHSVMEKLEEMERDFEQEGLTFEVRGLDSLQPLADNAHAARKRGMASMRRLTIVASSQIEDWLEARLVQLGATGYTVIDCRGAGRTELQLGNSENNDLVRIEVVMTWKTCEQAIDFLRSEVIPNHRITACVETVDVVRRQDFESLTESSASLEPAISESV, from the coding sequence ATGAACACTGATCAATCGACTCATCACGAGACTGCGGAAATCCCCCGTGGAACCGCGAGCGGGTTTATCAAATATCTCAAACACGATTTGCTTTCGGGTTTGTTGGTTTTCTTGATTGCGTTGCCATTGTGTTTGGCGATCGCTGTGTCCAGTGGCTACCCACCGATTGCCGGGATCTTCACGGCGATTGTTGGTTCAATTCTGACCACATTCTTAAGCAACAGCGAACTGACAATTAAAGGCCCCGCAGCCGGATTGATTGTTATCGCGATCGGCTGCATCAATGAGTTTGGTGGCGTCGGAAGCCATGAAGCCTATCGGGCGGCACTTGCTGTAGGTGTCGCCGCCGCTGTACTGCAGATCTGTTTCGGGATTTTCAGAGCCGGGATTTTGGGCGAGTTCTTTCCGATCTCGACAGTGCACGGGATGCTGGCTGCCATCGGCGTGATCATCATTATCAAGCAAATCCCGTTCGCGCTTGGCGTGATCAATCCGGAAACGGGGCGTGCCCCGAGTGCGGAGCCCTTTGAAATGGTGCGTGAGATTCCGCACTACGTCCTGTCAGCCAACCCGGCAATCGCGGTGATCGGTCTTGTGAGCGTGCTGATCATGTTCATCTGGCCGAATCTGGCGAAGAAGCTTGGGCCTTTGAAACGAGTTCCCGCGCCGATGGTCGTGTTACTATTCGCGATTCCGATGGGGATGGGGTTCGATTTGTTGCACAAGCACTCCTACACCTTGCAGAATCATGAATACCAACTGAGTGATCAGTATCTCGTTAACATGCCTGATCGTATCTTCGGCATGTTTGACGAAGTAACCTACCCCGATTTTTCTGCGCTGCGACAAGGCCGAGCTTGGTGGTGGGTGATGATGTTCTTTATCATCGGCAGCCTTGAATCTCTTTTAAGTGCGAAAGCGGTCGACTTGCTAGACCCGTGGCGTCGCAAGACAAACATGGACCGCGATATCATCGCGGTCGGTGTCGGAAACTTGGCGGCGTCGTTGGTCGGCGGCTTGCCCATGATTTCAGAAATCGTGCGTTCACGTGCCAATATCGATAACGGTGCACGTACACGATTCGCTGACATGTGGCACGGAGTCTTTCTGCTGCTTTGTGTGGCTTTAATTCCGACGGTCTTGCACCGGATTCCGCTAGCGGCTCTTGCGGCGATGCTGATCTACACAGGCTATCGGTTGGCGCACCCGGTGGAATTTCTGAACGTCTATCGGGTCGGGAAAGAACAACTGGCGATCTTCGTGACGACGCTGGTTGTCGTTTTGGCAACGGACCTGCTGATCGGTGTTGCTGCCGGGATTATTTTGAAGATCATCATCCACGTGATCAATGGAGTACCGATCAAATCGCTGTTCAAGCCCTTCATTGAAATACAAGACGTCGACAAGCAGACCAGTATGATTGTGGCGCGTGAATCCGCCGTCTTTAGCAACTGGATTCCGTTCCGCCGGCAAATCGAACAGATCGGCTTGGTGCAACATCGCAACGTGATCATTGATGTTTCGGAAGCCAAGTTGGTCGATCACAGCGTGATGGAAAAGCTTGAGGAGATGGAACGTGATTTCGAACAGGAAGGTTTGACATTTGAAGTGCGCGGACTTGATTCGTTGCAGCCACTTGCAGACAACGCCCATGCCGCCAGAAAACGCGGCATGGCTTCGATGCGTCGTTTAACCATCGTTGCCAGTTCTCAGATCGAAGACTGGTTGGAAGCTCGACTGGTGCAGTTAGGCGCCACCGGCTACACAGTGATTGATTGTCGTGGCGCGGGACGAACCGAATTGCAATTGGGCAATTCCGAAAACAACGATCTGGTTCGCATTGAAGTCGTGATGACTTGGAAAACTTGTGAACAAGCAATCGATTTCCTGCGATCGGAAGTGATTCCAAATCATCGCATTACCGCATGCGTCGAGACGGTGGACGTGGTCCGACGGCAAGACTTTGAATCCTTGACCGAATCATCGGCAAGCTTGGAACCCGCAATCTCTGAAAGCGTCTGA
- a CDS encoding HD domain-containing protein, producing the protein MSNEQILEAVRSEVKKRFANQGAGHGFDHIYRVVVAANKIQAEVGGDPFVIELAALLHDVGDAKFHDGVERSGEFSRQILGDLSLAEEIIDHVVHIVDNLSFRKRETAAALSIEGQIVQDADRLDALGAIGIVRTVEYGAVKGQVFFDVNSPTSPCGVNHFYEKLFKLRDLMNTEIGRRMARQREQFMHSFLDEFYGEHGIERPKQ; encoded by the coding sequence ATGTCTAACGAACAGATTCTTGAAGCAGTCCGCTCGGAAGTAAAAAAACGCTTTGCCAATCAAGGGGCCGGTCACGGTTTCGATCATATCTACCGCGTTGTAGTCGCCGCCAATAAAATCCAGGCCGAAGTCGGTGGTGACCCGTTTGTGATCGAACTTGCTGCATTACTGCATGATGTTGGCGACGCTAAGTTTCATGACGGTGTCGAACGGAGCGGCGAATTCTCGCGGCAGATCCTTGGCGATCTTTCGCTGGCCGAAGAAATCATCGATCACGTGGTCCATATTGTCGACAATCTCTCATTCCGGAAACGCGAAACAGCGGCTGCGCTGTCAATCGAAGGGCAAATCGTTCAGGACGCCGACCGACTGGATGCACTTGGGGCAATTGGAATTGTGCGTACGGTCGAATACGGTGCTGTAAAAGGGCAAGTTTTCTTCGATGTGAATTCACCGACAAGCCCCTGCGGTGTGAATCACTTCTACGAAAAGTTGTTCAAGCTCCGAGATTTGATGAATACCGAGATTGGACGACGGATGGCTCGGCAGCGGGAACAATTCATGCACTCGTTTTTAGATGAGTTCTACGGTGAACACGGAATCGAACGTCCCAAACAATGA
- a CDS encoding tRNA-binding protein → MIDWDDYQKVELRSGTVVAVEDFPEARKPAFKVTVDFGDSIGIKRTSAQITANYNKESLLGRQVIGVVNFPKKQIGPIMSEFLLVGFYRDDQTVILAVPDADVPNGAKLA, encoded by the coding sequence TTGATCGATTGGGACGACTACCAAAAAGTTGAACTTCGGTCGGGTACAGTCGTGGCTGTTGAAGATTTCCCGGAGGCTCGGAAGCCTGCGTTTAAGGTGACCGTTGATTTTGGGGACTCGATCGGGATTAAACGCACTAGCGCTCAAATCACAGCCAACTACAACAAGGAATCACTTTTGGGGCGGCAGGTGATTGGGGTTGTGAACTTTCCCAAAAAGCAGATCGGTCCCATCATGTCCGAATTCCTGCTTGTCGGTTTCTATCGTGATGACCAAACCGTCATTCTTGCGGTGCCCGACGCGGATGTTCCCAATGGTGCGAAGTTAGCCTAG
- a CDS encoding CoA-binding protein produces the protein MQKQISDFLSANTFAVAGASARQHKYGNKVFRALLGSGRQTYPLNPITEVIEGHTAYPNLSALPVVPDSLSIITPPAVTRAIVAEAIKMGVKHLWMQPGAEDAQASQAAREAGLTVIDDGSCILVLLATSSSSH, from the coding sequence ATGCAAAAGCAGATCTCTGATTTCTTGAGTGCGAATACATTTGCAGTCGCTGGAGCCTCTGCCCGTCAGCACAAGTATGGCAACAAAGTCTTTCGAGCATTGCTCGGCTCGGGACGTCAGACTTATCCACTGAACCCGATCACAGAAGTTATCGAAGGACATACCGCGTATCCCAATCTCTCGGCACTTCCGGTCGTACCAGACTCCCTGTCGATCATAACACCGCCAGCAGTCACACGAGCGATCGTTGCCGAAGCGATCAAAATGGGCGTCAAACACCTTTGGATGCAGCCCGGTGCCGAAGATGCACAAGCGAGCCAAGCGGCTCGTGAAGCCGGACTGACCGTGATTGATGACGGAAGTTGTATTTTGGTCCTACTTGCGACGTCATCTTCAAGCCACTGA
- a CDS encoding ATP-binding protein, translating into MEQDSELARLARQTFFYANVAFFAGLLYALMYICLGMYFTAAGASIGFFGGGTALVMLRRNARWSLAAHLTVFSSFSAVAVVILGTGNLHSPVMGWLFAAPMMAVSTLGRRAGLAWVAIVLSFVTVLYFPHQLKLIPDSEVPRSFEDAFVSIVQGGLVLAIFFTVWSFEVVQKESAARLRDAKVVAEDALQEAEQTHKDALLVINNIAEGLAMLTLDGKFASPPSSRFQSWFGLPAKGQFIWDYLSESNAVAGELMELNWEQLQCDWMPLELGLQQLPQRMEHQGSVFKLSYQPVFENSKQLAQLLLICTDITAELEAEHANDLQQEQMAIFARFVRDPRSVRGFLSESERLVKLIEHGRGTIADQKRWIHTLKGNFGIFGLRSFSQWLHHLEDELAEQRDVCDEVQREAIGAQWQSIRDRLAMIIPDETSDQVTIDKARIESTIEEAARGASVNEIVGMIQRWTWDSVSQRFDLLSERAKRLAERLDKPGLCVEIDSTEIRTPPTETWNAFWNSLTHVVRNAVDHGVETTERRVDAKKKSTGTIKLSAYQSRDSFAVEIADDGAGIDWNQVTKRAAKLGIRLEEGETPQELLFADGLSTKDKITETSGRGVGMSACKEACLALDGKIEVESVLGKGTTIRFVFPAIESEVLEPAYMI; encoded by the coding sequence TTGGAACAAGATTCCGAGTTGGCCCGCCTCGCTCGGCAAACGTTTTTCTATGCGAACGTCGCCTTCTTTGCGGGATTGCTCTACGCGCTGATGTACATCTGCCTGGGGATGTATTTCACCGCTGCGGGTGCGTCGATCGGATTTTTTGGAGGCGGTACCGCATTGGTGATGCTCCGTCGAAATGCACGCTGGAGTCTGGCTGCACACCTGACGGTTTTTAGCTCGTTTTCCGCAGTGGCGGTTGTCATCCTTGGCACGGGCAACCTGCATTCACCCGTCATGGGATGGCTATTCGCGGCGCCGATGATGGCCGTCAGCACTCTCGGGCGTCGAGCTGGCTTGGCTTGGGTGGCGATTGTGTTGTCCTTCGTGACAGTGCTCTATTTTCCGCACCAACTTAAACTGATTCCGGATTCGGAAGTTCCTCGCTCGTTCGAAGACGCATTCGTATCCATCGTCCAAGGTGGGCTGGTCCTCGCGATCTTCTTCACGGTCTGGTCTTTCGAAGTCGTCCAAAAAGAATCTGCCGCACGGCTACGAGATGCAAAAGTCGTCGCCGAAGATGCGCTGCAGGAAGCCGAACAAACTCACAAAGACGCGTTGTTGGTGATCAATAACATTGCCGAAGGCTTGGCGATGCTAACGCTCGACGGCAAGTTCGCCAGTCCACCGTCAAGCCGCTTCCAATCGTGGTTTGGACTTCCTGCGAAAGGTCAATTTATCTGGGACTACCTGAGCGAATCAAATGCCGTCGCCGGTGAATTGATGGAGCTGAACTGGGAACAATTGCAATGCGATTGGATGCCGCTCGAATTGGGGCTTCAACAATTGCCTCAACGAATGGAGCACCAAGGTTCGGTTTTCAAGCTTTCCTACCAACCCGTATTTGAAAACAGCAAGCAACTTGCACAGCTGTTACTTATTTGCACAGACATCACTGCCGAGTTGGAAGCAGAACATGCCAACGATCTTCAACAAGAGCAGATGGCAATCTTCGCAAGATTTGTCCGTGACCCGCGCAGCGTTCGAGGCTTTCTCAGTGAGTCGGAACGCTTGGTCAAACTGATCGAGCATGGCCGAGGCACGATAGCCGATCAGAAACGTTGGATTCATACGCTGAAAGGAAATTTCGGAATCTTCGGCCTTCGTAGCTTCTCGCAATGGCTACATCACCTTGAGGACGAGTTGGCCGAGCAGCGCGATGTCTGTGACGAAGTTCAACGCGAAGCGATTGGCGCACAGTGGCAATCGATTCGTGATCGTTTGGCGATGATCATCCCTGACGAAACGAGCGACCAAGTCACAATCGACAAGGCGAGAATCGAATCGACCATTGAGGAGGCTGCTAGAGGAGCCAGCGTCAATGAGATCGTTGGGATGATTCAGCGATGGACCTGGGATAGCGTCTCCCAACGATTTGATCTGCTATCGGAACGCGCTAAGCGTCTTGCCGAACGACTCGACAAACCAGGATTGTGCGTCGAGATCGATTCCACAGAAATTCGAACGCCACCCACCGAGACATGGAACGCATTCTGGAATTCGCTGACTCACGTTGTCAGAAACGCAGTCGATCATGGTGTAGAAACGACTGAACGCAGAGTCGACGCGAAAAAGAAATCAACTGGTACGATCAAACTTTCCGCATATCAATCCAGGGACTCGTTTGCAGTGGAGATCGCTGATGACGGAGCCGGGATCGATTGGAATCAAGTTACAAAGCGGGCAGCAAAGCTTGGTATTCGACTTGAGGAAGGTGAAACGCCCCAAGAACTGCTTTTCGCAGACGGCTTATCAACCAAAGATAAGATCACAGAAACATCCGGTCGTGGAGTCGGAATGTCCGCATGCAAAGAAGCTTGTTTGGCCTTAGACGGCAAAATTGAAGTCGAATCAGTGCTAGGAAAGGGCACCACAATTCGCTTTGTCTTTCCAGCGATCGAAAGCGAAGTCTTAGAACCCGCTTACATGATCTAG
- a CDS encoding FHA domain-containing protein yields the protein MKFKFTLLDRDTLKDQRTWVLETPVTVGRGMLTNIHLEDGSISRRHCEFVIGAEGELVMRDLGSKNGIFVDGQQVDKAVIDSGTVVQIGLAKLRVETAETADLQGSTASAGSSQKSTTNHGDETHAVKIFPPADDDRYEIG from the coding sequence ATGAAATTCAAATTTACGTTACTTGATCGCGACACATTAAAAGACCAGCGGACTTGGGTTTTAGAAACCCCCGTCACTGTCGGACGCGGCATGCTGACCAACATCCACCTGGAAGACGGCTCGATTAGCCGACGACATTGTGAATTTGTCATCGGCGCCGAAGGCGAGCTGGTCATGCGTGACCTCGGATCGAAAAACGGGATCTTTGTTGACGGTCAACAGGTCGACAAAGCGGTAATCGATTCTGGTACCGTCGTGCAAATCGGCTTGGCCAAACTGCGTGTCGAAACGGCTGAAACCGCTGACCTGCAAGGCTCGACTGCGTCCGCCGGATCATCTCAAAAGTCGACAACCAACCATGGCGATGAAACCCATGCGGTCAAGATCTTTCCGCCGGCTGATGACGATCGCTACGAAATCGGATAG
- a CDS encoding FAD-dependent oxidoreductase, with protein MKIVIIGGVAGGASAAARARRLSENAEIVVLERGDYPSFANCGLPYYVGGEIQSRDKLLVAPVEMLRARHRLDVRVRSEVISIDREAKTVQVRDLGNQSEYTESYDKLIIATGAAPFRPPIPGIESSLVLGLRDLNDADRMHKLATSGSRRAVIVGAGFIGIEVAENLLHRGLDVTVVELAGQILPPWDAEMIAPMDRELRGQGIKIRLNDSVTGFTESGEGLTLDLKSGETLQADFVVLSVGVRPENRLATEVGIECGPRGGIVTNAHMQTNDTDIYAVGDVVQVNDFITDAKIQIPLAGPANRQGRIAADHIFGRESTYRGTQGTAIVGAFGKAAAMVGQSEKLLRAAGTDYEKVYIHPSDHAGYYPGASPMTLKLLFDPKSGQIFGAQGVGTNGVDKRIDVIAMAIQAKLTVEDLEEAELCYAPQFGHAKDPINMLGFVASGVLRGDHPVTQVEAIPSADKIGDEIVVIDVRSPQENAGGAIPGAINIPIESLRDRLDEIPKDKMVFTYCQVGMRGYLATRVLMQNGFNVRNISGGYKTWLLHQN; from the coding sequence ATGAAAATTGTGATCATTGGTGGTGTTGCAGGAGGCGCGTCCGCTGCCGCACGTGCTCGTCGATTGAGCGAAAACGCTGAAATCGTTGTTTTGGAACGCGGCGACTATCCCTCGTTCGCCAACTGTGGGTTGCCGTACTACGTTGGTGGCGAAATACAGTCACGCGACAAGCTACTCGTGGCCCCCGTTGAAATGCTACGGGCACGGCATCGATTGGATGTTCGTGTACGTAGCGAAGTCATTTCGATTGATCGAGAAGCGAAGACGGTTCAGGTCCGCGATCTTGGCAACCAAAGTGAATATACCGAGTCGTACGACAAGCTAATCATCGCGACTGGTGCCGCACCCTTTCGGCCACCGATTCCTGGGATCGAAAGTTCTCTTGTGTTAGGGCTGCGTGATCTGAATGATGCCGACCGCATGCACAAACTCGCCACCTCCGGCTCTCGTCGTGCCGTGATCGTGGGTGCGGGATTCATCGGGATTGAAGTGGCCGAAAATCTGTTGCATCGAGGGCTCGATGTGACGGTTGTTGAATTGGCCGGGCAGATTTTGCCACCCTGGGATGCCGAGATGATCGCACCGATGGATCGGGAACTACGTGGGCAAGGGATCAAGATTCGCTTGAATGATTCCGTGACTGGCTTTACCGAATCCGGCGAAGGTTTGACCTTGGATTTGAAGTCTGGAGAAACACTACAAGCCGACTTCGTTGTCCTTAGCGTTGGTGTTCGTCCCGAGAATCGTTTGGCGACTGAAGTGGGTATCGAATGCGGGCCGCGTGGTGGAATCGTCACCAATGCGCACATGCAAACGAACGATACCGATATCTATGCTGTTGGAGACGTTGTTCAAGTAAACGATTTCATTACCGATGCGAAGATTCAGATTCCGCTCGCCGGTCCAGCAAACCGGCAGGGACGAATCGCGGCAGACCATATCTTCGGACGCGAGTCAACCTATCGTGGCACGCAAGGGACAGCGATCGTCGGTGCTTTTGGCAAAGCTGCCGCAATGGTTGGACAAAGCGAGAAGCTGCTCCGAGCAGCAGGGACCGACTATGAAAAAGTCTATATTCACCCGTCGGACCATGCGGGCTACTACCCCGGCGCCAGCCCGATGACGCTAAAGCTGCTTTTCGATCCAAAGTCCGGCCAAATCTTTGGTGCTCAAGGGGTGGGGACCAACGGCGTTGACAAACGAATCGACGTGATTGCCATGGCGATCCAGGCCAAACTGACGGTGGAGGATCTTGAAGAGGCAGAGCTTTGCTACGCTCCACAATTCGGTCATGCCAAAGACCCCATCAACATGTTGGGGTTTGTTGCTTCTGGAGTCCTACGGGGCGATCACCCGGTGACTCAAGTTGAAGCGATTCCTTCTGCGGACAAGATCGGCGATGAAATCGTTGTGATCGACGTACGTAGTCCACAGGAGAATGCCGGCGGTGCGATTCCCGGTGCCATCAATATTCCGATCGAATCATTGCGGGACCGTTTGGATGAAATTCCCAAAGACAAGATGGTTTTCACGTACTGCCAAGTTGGGATGCGAGGCTATCTGGCGACCCGAGTTTTAATGCAAAACGGTTTTAATGTCCGCAATATCAGTGGCGGCTACAAAACTTGGCTGCTGCACCAGAACTGA